A region of the Pseudoprevotella muciniphila genome:
AAAGAAGGAAGGAAGAGTCCAATTAAGCACAAACTTATTTTAACACAGGACATGATAGCTGCTCTCACACCAAACTCTACAATGAAAGAACGTGAGAGATTTGTGAAATCTTTGTACGACAATTTAGGAGAGCACAATTACGTTAAAGATGCATATTTCGCCAATTATCAAATAGAAGAAGCTAAATGGCATGAAGATATAAGATTTTTAGACGCAAATGATTATCGTAACAAAATAGACATACTTATAGGAGGGAGTCCATGTCAAAGTTTCTCTAATTATGGAAAAAAATTAGGTCTAGAAGATGTTCGAGGAACATTGTTTTATGATTATGCTCGAATAATAAATGAATGTAGGCCTAAAATTTTTATTTATGAAAACGTCGAAAACGTAACAAAAAATGATGGCGGCAAAACATGGAAAGTCATGTTTCAGGTATGGCAGTCTCTCGGCTATCATATAGAATGGTCTATTTTAGATGCAAAAGATTATAACCACCCTCAACTAAGAAGTAGACTATTTCTCATAGGTTTTAGAGAAGATATTTATAAGAAACCTTATAAATTCCCCCAAAAACAGACACTTCATAAAAAAAGTACAGATTTTTTACAATCGAATGTAGAAAATGTTTATTACTTAGGTAAAAAGGGGTTTGAGTGGATTACCTCGCCAGAGAAGAACCTTAGACGTTCTCGAATTAATCAGGATGTTATAGGCTGCCAAACAGCATATCAACAAGATAATTGGATTGGAGATTTTAGAGTAGAACATCCTCAAAAAAGACACTATGATGATCCACGCATTTATATTGGCAAACATGACTTTAATGATGGAAAAGGTCTTGTTGACGCGGTGGGTAGGAAAATGACACCAAGAGAATGCCTAAATCTAATGGGATTTGATGAAACTTTTAATATTGCGTAGATTCAAGTAGCAAGTGCAATATTAGTCTAAAAGTTTGTAAAATTCGTTTTTTGGGTTATTAAAGTTGAGTTTTTTTCTTGGTCTGCTGTTAATTTGCTTTTGTACTTCCATAAGATATTTGTCTGTGTATTGTTCTAAATTCGTTCCCT
Encoded here:
- a CDS encoding DNA cytosine methyltransferase; the protein is MAKKELIIRLGTLFSGIGAFEHALKQLKIKHEILFACDNGERELYLSYGNIKCLTKNLSKNALRTFCEDYINKIGVRREYREVEIDLLFKAVKNSSNKKDDDNVVLTYYKEGRKSPIKHKLILTQDMIAALTPNSTMKERERFVKSLYDNLGEHNYVKDAYFANYQIEEAKWHEDIRFLDANDYRNKIDILIGGSPCQSFSNYGKKLGLEDVRGTLFYDYARIINECRPKIFIYENVENVTKNDGGKTWKVMFQVWQSLGYHIEWSILDAKDYNHPQLRSRLFLIGFREDIYKKPYKFPQKQTLHKKSTDFLQSNVENVYYLGKKGFEWITSPEKNLRRSRINQDVIGCQTAYQQDNWIGDFRVEHPQKRHYDDPRIYIGKHDFNDGKGLVDAVGRKMTPRECLNLMGFDETFNIA